GTATGGACTGCCGGAAAATGAAGCACGAAAAGGCATTTAGAAATACATGAATACACGTGTAATAATACGTAACCTTAGCATGCCACGCATCACTTGGTACTGGGTTGGACGTTGAAAGTTATacacaattaaaatttaattcaagttaaatcttatattattatcattactaGTTGCCAATGGAGTTGTTAGTAATAAAAAGTTATCAGCAAAAGTGAATATTTTTCCGATGTTTCAATAGATTCTTTTTGCTAGATGTCGCATCGAAAATGAAAAAACATCAATGTTTTTTTATTGAACGGATCTTAACGACGCCAAAAAGCAAGTTGTAAATGAAGTTGATAGttgaaaaattttaaatttaagaaaaaataatgaTGACTGTTTCATATCTAGTACTTCAATAAGCTTCAATCAAttaagctgactgactgactgtctgatcTATCAAACGCTATCTAATAttctaatataatatctatctaACAGCTTAAACTAccggatggatcgggctgaggcatgcagatagttaatTATGACTTAGACATAtgctaagaagggatttttgaaaattcagcccctAAAGGGATCAAATAGAGGTTCGAAATTGTAGTCtacgcgggcataagctaataAACCCCATTAAACCATTATTCCAGCATTAGCTTTTAAAACTGGGAAAATAAATGAACCAGGAAAATAATGAAGCGTCATTTCAGGTGCaaggaaaataaaaagttcGCTATATTTtcgtgtttattttatttagacgAGAAAATAATAGAGAAACAGCTGCGTTGGTgtctttgtattttattttaattgaaaatggaAAACAGTTCGATTTATTCCTACGTACCTACCGATACTTTTAAAAACGAGTTTAAAGCTTCATAGACTTTCACAACTCAGTAAGCAATAAAAGGCAGTTCTAATAAAGAAACACATTGTTACGGAATACAAAGCATATTTTCCAATTGGTTTATTATTCACCGTGCAGCATACGCTTTGTCTCActttttgaaattgaataatttatacTCAGTTAGGCTCAATTTGTTCTACTacacctttcaaaaaaacacTTTTGAAATATACATGGACTCACGTCTGATATGAACGAAGGAGATGCTATGTTTTGAATAATGGTTTTATTACCCGAATAATATCCTATTTTTATAAGACGAAACTCTCCACTGTTTCTTGTTTTTCTACTTGATAGCTTTTTAACTATGATAGTTTCTCAAATATTCAACATAGTCTATAACCAGCTACCATTTGTTGTATCATTGATACTACTTTGTAAAGTtgttattttatgataaataaaattcttaaatcAGATTCCTAGtttaataaaagttataaagaCTGAAGACCCGATTGTTGAAATGGTAGCTATATTAGCATGATATAAAAAGAATTATCTGTAGCTTAgtgatttaattaaattagcCTTATAACATTATACCCTATAGGCCCATTTCATGCTTTCAAGGGCATGCATTTTTTAATCAGAAAAGAtacctaagtatgtattttatcaaagtttatTAAACCATTCTCGAAATTGGAACTCAAAACATGATATACCGTAAGTCAATGAAAACAGATGGAAAGCCTTCAATCCTAAAATTGACCAGTATAATAAACCCCAACTTAATATATAACATACCTGTTGTATTCGAACCTCCTTCCCATGAAATAAGGAAAGTGCCGTAACTCTCGCACTTCGCGAACCAAATTGCCTCCACCCAATGAATCCAAATTCCGTTGCTTGTGACCTATgccgttataaataaaatatttcataagaTGCACAATATATGGGGTGAACCAATTTACATTCATATAATCACGTGAAAGATCTTACCTCCATCCGTTTTTACTGAAGCAAATATTACCTGCAGCTCATGACCCGTCGCAATATGAACCATCTTAAGCGTCAGAAGATACGTAAGGAAATTATAACAGCGTTGCCGTAATAGTTTTATGAAAAGGTAAGGCTTAGGGATATCTCGTCAGTATAATAGAGGATGTGGGTGAAattggagtacaaaaatacgACCGAGATAGTTTCTCACTTgcttgatatttattttatactggacttttatttcatacaacACGTAAAGATAAACGACaccaaaaatattaaacttgCTTATGTATATCACAAATATTATCTTTGTTTTACGAACATTGTTATCAATTCTGTGATGGGTAGGTACACAGAAAAATCACAACCCCTCTTGATCTAACTCAAGTGTTGGTTTGATTTTGTTAATAAGTATTAGGGTACAGCAGCAGAATTAATGTCAATGTAGGTTTTTATGAATCGAAAATAATGATATGTTATAGTAAGTAGTATCTttagtttaaacaaaatttcCGCCGCCCAGAGAATCAACTTGTCGTCGTACAAAATTGCCACCTCCAATGGAATCCAAATTACGGACGAAGTTTCCACCACCCAATGAATCCAGATATCTCTTGACTAAATTGGGCCCTCCAATTTGATCGAGGTTCTTCTTGACGAAGTTAGCCCCACCGATTGTATCCAAGGTCCTTTTGACGAAATTAGCTCCACCTAGCGAATCTAATGTCCGCTTGACAAAATTAGCTCCTCCTAATGAATCTAAATTTCTCACAAAATTTCCTCCTCCAATAGTATCGAGAGTGCGGACAAAATTACCACCGCCCAAAGAATCGAGATATCTAGCGTATTGCATCTTGTTCTCCATATCGCTCCCCGAAAGCGTCGATCCTCCAATTCCATAAATGTTTTTACCACTCAAAGGTCCACCTCTTGGTCCTCTTAAAGGCTTATTTTCGTAAGTATTAAAGTTTCTTCCTAGTGATGTAGTCCCTCCAATGCTGCCCAAATTGCTTTCtctatcaattttatttacgtattgGGTGAGAAATCTCATGAAGTCCTCAAGTTCTTCTCTCTGTTTCAAATCTGTAACAAGTCATTATAATATTCAAGAGGCTGTATAaattttgtattgaataaagcTTCATTGAATTCAATTCGTTTTGTACTTACCCAGGGTGGTTTTGAGGTATCGAGTGCACAAATGCATTGTGCAGTGCGTCTGTTGTTAGGTGCTGGGGAGTTCTGTGAAGTGCTTAAATCCATCACCGTGAATGAAACGTGTGGAGGAAACTTGATTTGAATTGtgcaaaagtttttaaattattttgtgattTAGTGCGAATATAATAAGTGcatagatttaataaaaattttgggTGTGGCGAAAGGGAGTGTTAACAAAAATTGTGGAatcgtatttattttataacacacatataaattttttttaaaatatttggtgaAAATTATTGAATGTGCTCAGGGGTCATTCGAAAAAGTATTTTGAAGTGCAAATGTAAAACGGGGGTCAATAATTTAGTGCATTATACAACCTAAACTTTTAGAAGCTTACCATTAACGTCGTAATGATCGCCTGTGTTCTGTGCGCCTACTCTTAGATCTTGTTcctgataaaataaaacaagccattattaaaaaaataataaaacacgaCTCCCAGGCCATACCGGGACGATGCAAGTAATCTAACtcataatatacaaaataaatccaaattttttcattcaaatcatggtgaaataaagaaactcacatacacgAACTCTGACACATAGTATGAATCTTGGAagcttttaagagggctctctccgtcactcgtttccactcgtttcatacaatcgtagttccaatttcatttgaatattaagcaacctaagtccatgaaattttgcagacatattctagaaactaatatctatgtctgtggttttccagatttctgttaaaatattcggtttcaaagttacgcggtcttaaaattttcatacaaatcttggagcccctgtaattttaaaactacatattttcagaaaaatctaaaacaccacagacacagatattagtttctagaatatgtctgcaaaatttcatggactttggttgcttaatattcaaatgaaattggaactacgattgtatgaaacgagtggaaacgagtgacggagagagcccatACTTTTTTTTGAGCAATCGTgtaagaatagatttttcattttacaatGATTATTTATGAAAGACAGTTTCTTATCAAACATTTTAATTGCGAAAGAATTCGTAGCAATCAAAGTATACCTTTGAGGCAATtgaacttattatttaaaagataaTATTAGATGGGACGGAAGCTTTAGggcttaattaaaatttctcacTATCATTTTCTTATTTGCGTCTTTTCGGCAGACTGTAATTAGTAAGTATCTGATTGGTAGCTTAAGTTGGCATTACATTTACTTAGGTCTATTTTGCCAACCGGAATCTTTTGTAATTTATAGTAATTGGAACTTAATTGGATTAATTTGCAATTTGTcttacttaaaataaagtatttcgTTGCGAAACTGTTGTCAGTAATAAATactataaaaattttaatcaattgGCAAAGCATTATTCTACAAAATTCATACGTATACGAAAGTTACGTTTCGCGTAAATTTTCCCAGGTATAGTTTAATTCTCATATGAGAAGATACAACATTGCAAAACTAATAATCTATTTTTGGAACATACTTCCcttcaaaatgttttcaaatttctttaaaaatcgtCTGAGAAAAGCCATTTGAAATAGTCCTTATCAAAACCGGTTGTAAAGTCCCGAAATATGATACGAGAAGGATAAGTAGgcctacatttaattttttactgttAATAGTAAAAATGATATGATGAATAAAATGGATGGTGTGACAGAAAGTTACCTGGTGAGGATCAGCGCTGCAGCAGACCAGCAACGTGGCTACTGCTATAGCCACGGCTCCTCCGGCACGCATCATTGCagctaagtaaaaaaatatattatcccATAAATTAGCCCTTGAATACAATCTGATTTTGAGGTATGAGGATATCGTTTAAGATGTACTCGGACAACTTGGTAGGGGCATGGTTTTATTAAGCCTAATACTTCTAATGGGGTTTTACGACATCTCGTTGCAACCCTAAATCgtttggcagcacggctttatGTTAGGAACTAGCCTCTGCCGCCACCAGACTTatggggtgattcgctaactcagttaTCAATACTAAATGATAGTCATCGAGCTCATATTGCTGCTTTACTGACTGATGCTAAATATAATTTCGTACAAAACttttaatggattaaaaatcAATATCAAATGATTTCGGTGGCTGTCATTCAGTATATATCACTAAGTTAGCGCATCACCCTGTAGAGGCAagttagaaattaaaaatcccCAAATTGATCCTGccaggaattgaacccgggtTCATTCACTTACTGACGTCAGAGATTTTACTGTTAACCATTAATGAGGTTAAAGTTTCAGCGAAACGGTCGTAGGTTCGTGCGTGAGCTTTTTTTGATCGGTGGGCTACAACTGCTACACTTTAACGTAGCACAACCTACGAACGTAGCTAGTGCTACTTTGAAAACGGAGATCGCGGGATTTCTTTTTAGGGTAGATAATTTTTCTAAATTGGCTTAATCTTAGAAATTTCTCTTAGGAACTTTGTTTTCTATCTACCAGTCTTTTAGATACAAAAGACAAAATCATCAGTCATGGAAATGTA
This genomic stretch from Maniola jurtina chromosome 15, ilManJurt1.1, whole genome shotgun sequence harbors:
- the LOC123872685 gene encoding orcokinin peptides-like isoform X2 codes for the protein MMRAGGAVAIAVATLLVCCSADPHQEQDLRVGAQNTGDHYDVNDLKQREELEDFMRFLTQYVNKIDRESNLGSIGGTTSLGRNFNTYENKPLRGPRGGPLSGKNIYGIGGSTLSGSDMENKMQYARYLDSLGGGNFVRTLDTIGGGNFVRNLDSIGGANFVKKNLDQIGGPNLVKRYLDSLGGGNFVRHKQRNLDSLGGGNLVREVRELRHFPYFMGRRFEYNSPYGGKRDTWPLVMPIEYGYYGDGLPKRNFDEIDRSNLDNFVKKRNFDEIDQTSMPFPFKRFYHFIGPNYLDSVTNFDKKRYRPDFPMDEIDLSQFPIGSKRSEMSAHNLR